CCTCGCCTCCCTCGCGGAGCCGCCGGAGAGCCTGGTGTGCGGCACGGCGCTCGGCTGGTACGGGGACACCGGCAGCCGCGCGGTCGACGAGAGCGCCCCGGCGGGCACGGGCTTCCTGCCCGAGGTCTGTGTGGAGTGGGAGGCCGCCGCGGCCCCCGCCGAGGAGGCCGGCATCCGGGTCGCCTACGCCCGTACCGGCCTGGTGGTGGCACGGGAAGGAGGGGCGTGGGGACGGCTGTTCCCCCTCTTCCGGGCCGGCCTCGGCGGACGGATGGGCGACGGCCGCCAGTACTGGTCGTTCATCTCCCTCCACGACGAGGTGGCCGCCCTGCGCCATCTCGTCGACACCCCGGCGCTCTCGGGCCCGGTGAACCTGACCGCCCCCGAGCCGGTCACCAACCGCGAGGTGACGGCGGCGATGGGACGGGTACTGCGCCGGCCGACCCTCTTCACGGTGCCCGCGTCCGCCCTGAGGACGGTGCTCGGGGACTTCGCCGAGGATGTGCTGGGGAGTCAGCGGGTGCTGCCGGGGAGGCTGTTGGAGACGGGATTCGACTTCGCCTTCCCGACGATCGACGACGCGATCCGGGCGGCCGCGCGCTGAACTCCGCGCCGCTCCTCCTCCTGCGCTCCCCCTCCGTGCTCCCCCGTGCCGCACGCACCCCGGTGCGCGCGGCTGGCACCCGTGGGAGCGCTGCCTAGGCTCGACGAGAACGGCGAACTCGGGCATTCCGGAGGCTCGTTGGGGGCATAGGCCTCCCACCGGCCGCGCCGACCTGGGGAGGGGCACGTGCTCAACAGCGCAGACAGCGCAAGGACCGCACAGCGTACGGACGTCGACGTGGATGCCGACGTCGACCTCGGCATCGCGCACACCGTCGATGTCGTCATCGTCGGAGCCGGGGTCGCGGGACTCGCCGCGGCCCGCCGGCTGACCGACGCCGGGCTCTCCGTGGCCGTCCTGGAGGCGGAACCCCGCGTCGGGGGCCGGATGGCGACCGAGGCCGTCGACGGCTTCCTGCTCGACCGGGTCGGGCCGCTGCTCACCCTGTCGTACGAGGAACTCCGGGCCGTCCCGGGGCTCGACGGCCTGGTGCTGCGGCCGTTCGCACCGGGGGTGCTCGTGCACAGCGACGGCCGGTACGCGCGGTGGGGCGCCCCGCACCCGCGCCGGACGGCCGCCGGGCCCCGGAACGCGGGGCACCGGAGCGTGGGGGGAGCGTTCAGCGTGGCGCGCGCCCTCGCGAGCGCCCCCCGGCATCCGGCCGCCTCGCTCGACCAGGCGCGGCTCGGCGCGTCCCTCGTCCGGCTCGCGGCGACCCCGACGCAGCGGATCCTGGCCCGTCCCGAGCGGACCGCGCGCGAGGCGCTGACCGCGCGGCTGCCCGTCCGCACCGTCCAGGGCGTACTGCGGCCGCTGCTCGCGGCGCTCCTCGGCGACCCGGACCTCGGCATGTCGAGCCGTCGCGCGGACCTGGCACTGCGCGCCTTCGCCCGGGGCCGGCTCGCGGTGCCCGAGGGCGGAGCGGCCGCGCTCCCCGAGCGGCTCGCGGCGGCGCTGCCGCCGGGCACGGTCCGGACGGGGGTCCGGGTCACGGAGGCGTCGATCTCGCGGGTGACGACGGCGGAGCACGGGGTGTTCCGGTGCCGGTCGGTCGTCCTCGCGACGGGGGCGCGGACGGCCGCCGAGCTGCTGCCCGGTCTGCGCCGGCCCGCCTTCCACTCCGTGACGGTGCTGCACCACACGGCGCCGGTGGCCCCGACGGCGGACCCGACCCTGCTCCTGGAGGCCGACCCGGGCGGGCCGGTGGCCCACACGGCGGTGATGAGCGCGGTGGACCCGGGGCGGGCGCCGGAGGGCCGGACGCTGATCACCTCGACGCTGATCGGGACGCCGCCGGACGACACGGAACGGCGGGTCCGCAAGCACCTCGCGACGCTGTACGGCACGTCGACGGACGAGTGGGAGCTGCTGGCCATGCGCCACACACCGGACGCGGTCCCGTCGATGCCCCCGCCGCACGACGCGCACCGCCCGGTCCGCCTGCTGGCCGGCCTGTACGTCTGCGGCGACCACCGCGCGACGGGCACCCCCCACGGCGCCCTCACCTCGGGCCACCGGGCGGCCACGTCCCTCCTGACGGACCTGGGCCTGCGCCGGGGGACGGAGGAAGGCGGGGTGGAGGCGGCGTAGGGGCCGCCGCCCCCTCATTGTGGGCAACTGTTCCGCTGGGGCGGAACGGGTGGGCACAACGGACGGTGCCCCGTGCCGGGCCTAGGCTTCCGGGCCTGGACCCGCACCCCGGGTGCGACGCGCAAGGGTGCGGGCCGGGTACAAGGGGCGGAGGCGCCGCCAAGCGCGCCGTCCCATGTGCCCACCCGTCCCGCCCCGCGGGACGATTGCCACACGGAGGGGCTGTCGGCCGCGGGCTGCGCCGAGTGAGGGCGGGGCAGGGCCCCGGGGTGGGGCCCCGTGGGGTCAGCCGATGGCGGCCACTCGGTCCCTGTACGTGCGGGCCGCCGCCGCGTCGCGGTACGGCTCCAGGCGGCGTTCGAAGTCGCGGACGTACTCCACCGCCCTCGCCGACCGCATCTCCGACGCCTGCTGCGCCGCCTCCGCCCCCAGCGCGCACGCCTGGTCCAGTTCCCCCAGGGCCAGTCGTGAGGTCGCCAGGACCACCCGGCAGAAGAGGCGGCTGCGGGCGAACCCGGGGGCCCGGAGCTGGAGGGCGCGTTCGGCGTGCTGGGCGGCCGGCCGGTACTGCTGGAGGTCGCGGTGGCAGTGCCCCAGCTCGTCGGCCAGCTGCGCCTCGTCGAACATCCGGGCCCAGTACGGCACCTCGTCGCCCGGCCGCGCCGCCTCCAGGGCCCGCTCGGCCCGTACGAGCGAGGCGCTGCACGCCCGCGCCTCGCCGAGCACCGCGTGCCCCCGCGCCTCGACCGCGTGCAGCATCGCCTGGACGACCGGCGGCGCGGCCGGACCGACGCCCTGCTGGGCGACCCGGGCGAGCTGTACGGCCTCCCGTCCGTGGCCGAGGTACACGGCCTGGCAGCTCATGGTGAGGAGCACGTACGAGCCGTACGCCCGGTCACCCGCGGCCTGGGCGAGCCGGAGCGCCTGGACGAAGTAGCGCTGGGCGAGGCCGTGCGCGGCGATGTCGTACGACGTCCAGCCGGCGAGCCGGGTGAGGTCGGCGGCCGCGGCGAAGAGGCGCCGCCCCACGGACTCGCCGTACGTGCCGCGCAGCATCGGCTCGGCCTCGTGCTCCAGGTAGCGGACGAGGGCCTGCCGGGCGTGCCCGCCGCCGTAGGCGTGGTCGAGCGCGCGGAAGAGTTCGCCGACGGACCGCAGGGCGGCGATGTCCCCGCTGGAGACCCGCTGGCCGGGCCCCCGGTCCGTACCGCGCTGCCGGGGCACGGAGAAGCGGCCCTGGGGCGGCACCCGGGGGTCGTGGACGAGCCGGGGGTCGTGGGCCGTGCGGCCCTCGGCCATGCCGGCGGCCGCGGCCGCCGTCGCGGACCGGGGGCCCTGCGGCGCGTCCCCCCGCGCCACCCGGTCGTCGGCGCGGCCGATCAGCCAGTCGCGGCTGGGCACGACCAGACCCGCCGGGGTGAAGGCGATCTTGCGGAGTTCGGCGTGGCTGCCTGAGTCCTTCCGCCAGAGTCCGCTGACGATGTCGACCGCTTCCTCGGGGGTCGCCGCGAACTCCAGGCCCGCGTAGACGGGCGCGCAGGCGTCGAGGCCGAGATCCTGGGCGGAGAGCCGGCGGCCGAGGCGACGGGTGAAGACCTCGGCGATCAGCGCGGGCGTGGTGCCGCGCGGCTGCTGGCCGCGGAGCCAGCGGGTCACCGAGGTCTTGTCGTACCGCAGGTCGAGTCCGTGTTCCAGACCGAGCTGGTCCACCCGTCTCGCCAGGCCCGCGTGGGAGAACCCGGCTTCGGCGATGAGCGCGGCGAGCTGGCGGTTCGGGATGCGCTGCGGTGGTCGTTCCGTCATCAGCTGTGCGGTCTCCTGCCTTCCGGGTCCCGGCGGCAGCCCCGTCGGACCCTCATGGAACGGCGTGAATTTAGCGGTCCTCACGGCCCGTACCGCCACCTTCGCCCCACATTCATCCGATCGTGTGAGGATTGACGGCATCGCTGACGTAGGCGTCCCCGGCCATCTGCCGGAGGACGCCCCGGACGCCCGCCGGACGCGGTCCCCGTCCACCTGCCGGAGGTCCGCCCCCGGCACCGCCGTACAGTGGCATGGGCGCGAATGACGCATGGTGCCGCAACGGCCCGGGATGATCCCCGGATTCCGGCCCCCGGCACCCAGGAGGAGGCATGGCCGTGAGTGAGCTGCGATTCGTCCGCCTTGGGTTCGGCGAGGAAGCCGTCGACTACCAGGTGGCCTGGGACAAGCAGCGCGAAGTGCACGCCGCGCGGTTCGCCGACGAGACCGACGACACCTGTCTGCTCCTCGAGCACCCGCCGGTCTACACGGCCGGCCGGCGTACGGCGGAGAACGAGCGCCCGCTCGACGGGACGCCCGTGGTGGACGTCGACCGCGGCGGAAAGATCACCTGGCACGGCCCCGGCCAGCTCGTCGGCTACCCGATCATGAAGCTGCCCCGCCCGGTGGACGTCGTCGCGCACGTGCGCCGGCTGGAGGAGGCGCTGATCCTCACCGCCGCCGAGTTCGGCGTGGAGACGAGCCGGGTCGAGGGCCGCAGCGGGGTGTGGGTGCTCGGCGATCCCGTCGAGCGGCGGCCGTCGCTCGGCGGCCTGTCCCTGGACTTCGACCCGCGTCTGAACGACGAGGAGTTCGACCCCCGCCTGAACGGCCCCGAGTACGCCCCGTCCAACGCCGGCCAGCGCCGCGAGGACCGCAAGCTCGCCGCGATCGGCATCCGGGTCGCCAAGGGCGTCACGATGCACGGCTTCGCCCTGAACGTGAACCCGGACAACGCCTGGTTCGACCGGATCATCCCCTGCGGCATCCGCGACGCGGGCGTCACCTCGCTCGCCAACGAGCTGGGCCGCGACGTCACGATCGAGGAGGTGCTGCCAGTGGTGGAGAAGCATCTGCGGGCGGTCCTGGAGCAGGCGGAGCTGAGGCCGCGCGAGATCGAGCGTCCGGTGGAGACCGCCTCGGTCTGAGGACCGCCCGGGAGCACCCGCAGGAATGCAGGGCGCTGGCCAGAGGTTGGCCAGACGTAGTAAGGCATGGGAAGCAACGGCGTACC
This sequence is a window from Streptomyces sp. NBC_00691. Protein-coding genes within it:
- a CDS encoding TIGR01777 family oxidoreductase — translated: MVSMQRSASRKRVAVTGASGLIGSALVHSLRADGHDVVRLVRRPARTADEVEWDPKRLYVDAAGLVGVDSVVHLAGAGVGERRWTEAYKKEIRDSRVLGTTAIAQALASLAEPPESLVCGTALGWYGDTGSRAVDESAPAGTGFLPEVCVEWEAAAAPAEEAGIRVAYARTGLVVAREGGAWGRLFPLFRAGLGGRMGDGRQYWSFISLHDEVAALRHLVDTPALSGPVNLTAPEPVTNREVTAAMGRVLRRPTLFTVPASALRTVLGDFAEDVLGSQRVLPGRLLETGFDFAFPTIDDAIRAAAR
- a CDS encoding NAD(P)/FAD-dependent oxidoreductase gives rise to the protein MDADVDLGIAHTVDVVIVGAGVAGLAAARRLTDAGLSVAVLEAEPRVGGRMATEAVDGFLLDRVGPLLTLSYEELRAVPGLDGLVLRPFAPGVLVHSDGRYARWGAPHPRRTAAGPRNAGHRSVGGAFSVARALASAPRHPAASLDQARLGASLVRLAATPTQRILARPERTAREALTARLPVRTVQGVLRPLLAALLGDPDLGMSSRRADLALRAFARGRLAVPEGGAAALPERLAAALPPGTVRTGVRVTEASISRVTTAEHGVFRCRSVVLATGARTAAELLPGLRRPAFHSVTVLHHTAPVAPTADPTLLLEADPGGPVAHTAVMSAVDPGRAPEGRTLITSTLIGTPPDDTERRVRKHLATLYGTSTDEWELLAMRHTPDAVPSMPPPHDAHRPVRLLAGLYVCGDHRATGTPHGALTSGHRAATSLLTDLGLRRGTEEGGVEAA
- a CDS encoding regulator, yielding MTERPPQRIPNRQLAALIAEAGFSHAGLARRVDQLGLEHGLDLRYDKTSVTRWLRGQQPRGTTPALIAEVFTRRLGRRLSAQDLGLDACAPVYAGLEFAATPEEAVDIVSGLWRKDSGSHAELRKIAFTPAGLVVPSRDWLIGRADDRVARGDAPQGPRSATAAAAAGMAEGRTAHDPRLVHDPRVPPQGRFSVPRQRGTDRGPGQRVSSGDIAALRSVGELFRALDHAYGGGHARQALVRYLEHEAEPMLRGTYGESVGRRLFAAAADLTRLAGWTSYDIAAHGLAQRYFVQALRLAQAAGDRAYGSYVLLTMSCQAVYLGHGREAVQLARVAQQGVGPAAPPVVQAMLHAVEARGHAVLGEARACSASLVRAERALEAARPGDEVPYWARMFDEAQLADELGHCHRDLQQYRPAAQHAERALQLRAPGFARSRLFCRVVLATSRLALGELDQACALGAEAAQQASEMRSARAVEYVRDFERRLEPYRDAAAARTYRDRVAAIG
- the lipB gene encoding lipoyl(octanoyl) transferase LipB, whose amino-acid sequence is MSELRFVRLGFGEEAVDYQVAWDKQREVHAARFADETDDTCLLLEHPPVYTAGRRTAENERPLDGTPVVDVDRGGKITWHGPGQLVGYPIMKLPRPVDVVAHVRRLEEALILTAAEFGVETSRVEGRSGVWVLGDPVERRPSLGGLSLDFDPRLNDEEFDPRLNGPEYAPSNAGQRREDRKLAAIGIRVAKGVTMHGFALNVNPDNAWFDRIIPCGIRDAGVTSLANELGRDVTIEEVLPVVEKHLRAVLEQAELRPREIERPVETASV